From Paenibacillus polymyxa, the proteins below share one genomic window:
- a CDS encoding 6-phospho-beta-glucosidase, protein MSSYIFPKDFLWGGALAANQAEGAYLEDAKGLSLVDLLPTGEKRRGIMKGNVPSLTPLESEFYPSHEAIDFYHRYREDIALFAEMGFKALRVSIAWARIFPTGEDATPNEAGLQFYDDLFDELHKHGIQPVVTLAHFDVPVALIEKYGSWRNRKLVGLFETYAKTVFTRYKDKVKYWMTFNEINMLLHLPFLGAGLVFQEGENVKQIQYQAAHHQLVASALAVKACHEIIPDAKIGCMLAAGSFYPYTCNPEDVYQGMEKDRESYFFIDVQSRGEYPGYAKRFFKDHGLNIEMESGDAAILKDHTVDYIGFSYYSSRTTSTDPEVVKNMTSGNVFGSVANPYLDKSEWGWTIDPKGFRITANQLHDRYQKPLFVVENGFGANDVVSPEGEVNDDYRIDYLKRHIAEMGEALQDGVEIIGYTSWGPIDIVSASSGEMKKRYGYIYVDRDNEGNGTLKRIKKKSFDWYKNVIHSDGENLGE, encoded by the coding sequence ATGTCCAGTTATATTTTTCCTAAAGACTTTTTATGGGGCGGTGCTCTTGCAGCCAACCAGGCCGAGGGGGCTTATTTGGAAGACGCTAAAGGATTGAGCCTGGTGGATCTGCTGCCTACCGGAGAGAAGAGAAGAGGCATAATGAAAGGGAATGTTCCTTCGTTGACTCCACTTGAAAGCGAATTCTATCCTTCCCACGAAGCCATTGATTTCTATCATCGCTATCGCGAGGATATTGCACTATTTGCGGAAATGGGTTTCAAAGCACTGCGTGTTTCCATTGCCTGGGCTCGTATTTTTCCAACTGGAGAAGACGCTACTCCCAATGAGGCGGGGCTGCAATTTTACGATGATTTGTTCGATGAATTGCATAAACATGGCATTCAGCCGGTTGTGACCCTTGCTCATTTTGACGTGCCGGTAGCTCTGATCGAGAAGTACGGAAGCTGGCGCAACCGGAAACTGGTTGGTCTGTTTGAAACCTATGCCAAAACCGTATTCACTCGTTACAAGGATAAAGTGAAATACTGGATGACGTTTAATGAAATCAACATGCTGCTCCACTTGCCGTTTCTCGGTGCCGGGCTTGTATTCCAAGAAGGCGAAAACGTTAAACAAATTCAGTACCAGGCTGCGCATCATCAGCTTGTTGCAAGCGCGCTGGCTGTAAAAGCATGTCACGAGATCATTCCAGATGCGAAAATTGGCTGTATGCTTGCTGCTGGCAGCTTCTATCCGTATACATGTAATCCCGAAGATGTGTATCAGGGGATGGAAAAAGACCGTGAGTCCTACTTCTTCATTGATGTACAGTCACGCGGCGAATATCCTGGTTATGCCAAACGCTTCTTCAAGGATCATGGACTAAACATCGAGATGGAATCCGGCGACGCAGCCATTTTGAAAGACCATACCGTCGACTACATCGGATTTAGCTACTATTCGAGCCGGACAACCAGCACAGACCCGGAAGTTGTCAAAAATATGACCAGTGGTAATGTATTCGGCTCCGTGGCTAATCCATATTTGGACAAATCCGAATGGGGCTGGACGATCGATCCAAAAGGATTCCGCATTACAGCCAACCAATTGCATGACCGTTACCAAAAGCCTCTTTTCGTAGTGGAAAATGGCTTTGGTGCCAATGACGTGGTTTCACCTGAAGGAGAAGTGAATGACGATTACCGAATCGACTATCTCAAGCGACATATTGCTGAAATGGGTGAGGCTCTTCAAGACGGCGTCGAAATTATCGGTTACACCAGCTGGGGACCTATTGATATTGTCAGCGCATCCTCTGGAGAAATGAAAAAACGCTATGGTTACATTTATGTAGACCGTGACAATGAAGGCAACGGTACGTTGAAACGTATTAAAAAGAAAAGCTTTGACTGGTATAAAAACGTAATTCATTCCGATGGTGAAAATCTCGGCGAATAG
- the licT gene encoding BglG family transcription antiterminator LicT, translating into MNIAKVINNNVISVYQTDGTELVVMGRGIAFKKKPGDTVDETRIQKVFALKNKQTSDNFKMLLREVPLDLIVIVEEVINDAKHNLNRKLNENIYVSLTDHINFAIERYREGLEIKNALLWEIKQLYREEFAIGLRTLEQIKQKLGIELPVDEAAYIALHIVNAEMNEEVITTMSITKFIQQIINIAKYHFKVDFDEDSLSYFRFITHLKFFAQRVFKGNHYENNYDHLYDLIKEKHKDAAACTEKIGTFVKKEYNHELTNEEKLYLTVHIERVVNR; encoded by the coding sequence ATGAATATAGCAAAGGTCATCAACAACAATGTAATTAGTGTTTACCAGACAGACGGTACTGAACTCGTAGTAATGGGTCGGGGGATTGCTTTTAAGAAAAAGCCTGGAGACACAGTAGATGAAACCAGAATTCAGAAGGTATTTGCGCTGAAAAACAAGCAGACATCCGATAACTTCAAAATGCTGCTGCGTGAGGTACCGCTGGATTTGATTGTGATTGTGGAGGAAGTCATTAATGACGCCAAGCATAATCTGAACAGAAAGCTGAACGAAAATATTTATGTTTCTCTGACCGACCATATCAATTTCGCTATTGAAAGGTACCGGGAAGGACTGGAAATCAAAAACGCGTTATTGTGGGAAATCAAGCAGCTGTACAGAGAAGAATTCGCGATTGGTCTAAGAACGCTGGAACAAATTAAACAAAAGCTCGGTATTGAACTGCCTGTGGATGAAGCGGCTTATATTGCCCTTCACATTGTGAATGCTGAAATGAATGAGGAAGTCATTACAACCATGAGCATTACGAAGTTTATCCAGCAAATTATCAATATCGCAAAATACCACTTTAAGGTTGATTTTGACGAGGATTCTCTGAGCTATTTCCGCTTTATTACGCATCTGAAATTTTTCGCCCAGCGTGTATTTAAGGGAAATCACTATGAAAATAACTATGATCATTTATATGACTTGATTAAGGAAAAGCACAAGGATGCAGCCGCTTGTACGGAGAAAATCGGAACTTTCGTTAAAAAAGAATACAATCATGAATTAACGAACGAAGAAAAGCTGTATTTGACTGTGCATATTGAACGAGTGGTGAACAGATAA
- a CDS encoding beta-glucoside-specific PTS transporter subunit IIABC, producing the protein MSYEKLAKEIVHLVGGEKNVVSLVHCATRLRFVLKDEAKADKAKLEKTDGIITVKQSGGQFQVVVGNKVPEVYNAIGQVSNILNETGKEENSTKGKKGFGAVIDVISSIFAPLLGVMAGSGILKGLLLIASNLGWLVPKDTTYMILYAAADSLFYFLPLLLAVTTARKFGGNIFVALTIAGGLLYPTIVTLKTEGTATDFFGIPIVMMSYSSTVIPIILAVIVMSKLEKWCNRLIHESVKNFITPLILLVIMLPLTLMVFGPVGVYVGNAIATALVAAFSFSPLLAGAILGACWQLLVIFGVHWGLVPVFINNIAVNGRDGIKPSAAASIFAQTGAAFGVMLKTKNKKLKTLAGSATLTALFGITEPAVYGVTLPLKRPFIAGVIGGAVGGAIIGQAGTQAFASGAPGLLTLPIFYGPGGQGFPGLILGITVSFLVSAILTYILGFEDPVEKEETTDNSAKESTSTVTVSNEEVLSPIEGTVVALSEVPDPAFASEAMGKGIAIQPTTGRVVAPFDGTITVAFKKKHALAVVSHHGAEVLIHVGVDTVKLDGKHFTSYIKEGDQVKAGDLLLEFDVEQIKAEGYPTITPVIITNSSEYTEILPIPQGQVTEQAPLLKLSSAPNEQAGNA; encoded by the coding sequence ATGAGTTATGAAAAACTGGCTAAAGAAATTGTGCACCTGGTAGGCGGGGAAAAAAATGTAGTATCGCTCGTACACTGCGCCACGCGCCTGCGTTTTGTGCTAAAAGATGAGGCGAAAGCAGATAAGGCAAAGCTGGAGAAAACCGATGGAATTATTACGGTCAAGCAGAGCGGTGGCCAGTTCCAGGTTGTGGTTGGCAACAAAGTACCAGAAGTATACAATGCCATCGGCCAAGTATCCAACATTTTGAATGAAACTGGAAAAGAAGAGAACTCAACTAAAGGCAAAAAAGGATTTGGCGCTGTAATTGACGTAATTTCCAGCATTTTCGCACCATTGCTTGGAGTTATGGCGGGGTCCGGTATTTTGAAAGGTCTGCTGCTGATTGCGAGCAACCTTGGCTGGTTGGTACCAAAAGACACGACCTATATGATTTTGTATGCTGCGGCCGACAGCTTGTTTTATTTCCTGCCGCTCTTGTTAGCGGTTACAACGGCACGGAAATTTGGTGGTAATATCTTCGTTGCTCTGACCATTGCCGGAGGATTGCTGTACCCGACGATAGTCACGCTGAAAACAGAAGGCACAGCAACAGACTTTTTCGGTATTCCTATTGTGATGATGAGTTATTCATCAACCGTTATCCCGATTATTTTAGCCGTTATCGTCATGAGTAAGCTGGAAAAATGGTGCAATCGACTGATCCATGAGAGCGTCAAAAACTTTATTACACCTTTGATTCTACTTGTAATTATGCTTCCTCTGACTCTGATGGTTTTTGGTCCAGTTGGGGTGTATGTGGGCAATGCAATCGCTACCGCGCTCGTTGCTGCATTCAGCTTTAGTCCACTGCTGGCTGGAGCAATCCTTGGTGCTTGCTGGCAGCTGCTCGTTATTTTCGGTGTTCACTGGGGTCTTGTACCTGTATTTATTAATAACATTGCTGTTAACGGTAGAGACGGTATTAAGCCTTCTGCTGCGGCTTCCATCTTTGCTCAAACCGGTGCAGCGTTTGGTGTTATGCTGAAAACGAAAAATAAAAAGCTGAAAACGCTGGCAGGTTCTGCTACACTTACCGCTTTGTTCGGCATTACAGAGCCAGCGGTCTATGGGGTTACGCTGCCACTGAAGCGCCCGTTTATTGCTGGTGTTATCGGTGGTGCTGTCGGTGGTGCCATTATCGGCCAAGCGGGGACGCAAGCATTTGCCTCCGGCGCACCTGGGTTGCTGACTTTGCCGATCTTTTACGGTCCTGGCGGACAAGGCTTCCCAGGATTGATTCTAGGGATTACTGTTTCATTCTTGGTTTCGGCTATCTTGACTTATATTTTAGGCTTCGAAGATCCAGTTGAAAAGGAAGAAACCACTGACAACTCGGCTAAAGAATCGACTTCTACAGTTACCGTTTCTAACGAAGAGGTGCTAAGCCCGATTGAAGGAACGGTGGTCGCTCTGTCGGAGGTTCCCGATCCTGCGTTTGCTTCGGAAGCTATGGGTAAAGGTATCGCCATCCAGCCGACAACAGGCAGAGTCGTAGCTCCGTTCGACGGAACTATTACTGTAGCGTTCAAGAAAAAGCATGCGCTGGCAGTGGTTTCGCATCATGGCGCAGAAGTTCTAATTCACGTCGGAGTAGATACGGTTAAGCTGGATGGTAAACATTTTACTTCCTATATCAAAGAAGGTGACCAAGTAAAGGCAGGAGATTTGCTACTCGAATTTGATGTTGAGCAAATCAAGGCAGAGGGTTATCCTACGATTACGCCAGTTATCATTACAAATTCTTCTGAATATACGGAAATCCTCCCCATCCCTCAAGGGCAGGTAACGGAGCAAGCACCGTTGTTGAAACTGTCTAGCGCTCCAAATGAGCAAGCAGGCAACGCTTGA
- a CDS encoding alanine/glycine:cation symporter family protein, which translates to MLEKWAEAVNGVIWSNPVVYVCLGVGLLFSIMTRFLQIRHFKEMIRLVFKGKSSEAGVSSFQAFTMALSGRVGTGNIAGIALAVGMGGPGAIFWMWVMAFIGSATAFVESTLAQVYKVKRDGQYRGGPAFYIEKGTGLKWFAVIFAVVALVAMCLLMPGTQSNSIAVAFHSSFGMDMKVSGILVVVLLALIIFGGVKRIANVAQVVIPFMALGYILVSFYIMMTNITALPEVFALIFRSAFGVDSVFGGIAGTAIAWGVKRGIYSNEAGQGSGAHPAAAAEVSHPAKQGLVQAFSVYVDTFLVCTSTAFMVLFTGMYNVKGPGGGYIVQHLPGVEEGTQYTQAAIESVFPGFGSSLLSITLFFFAFTTIIAYYYIAETNMAYLVADRKAKWPMFLLKLVILGSTFYGTVVKESALAWTLGDMGVGIMLWVNLIAMILLAKPALLVLKDYEQQRRQGLDPVFDPKQAGISNADYWSREYQLPSDELTITVEPGKIQA; encoded by the coding sequence ATGTTAGAGAAGTGGGCAGAGGCAGTAAATGGCGTCATTTGGAGCAATCCTGTGGTATATGTCTGTTTGGGCGTGGGGCTATTATTTTCAATCATGACTCGATTTTTACAAATTAGGCATTTCAAAGAGATGATTCGCCTTGTCTTTAAAGGAAAAAGCTCAGAGGCAGGCGTTTCTTCTTTTCAAGCCTTTACGATGGCGCTATCGGGACGTGTAGGGACGGGAAACATTGCTGGGATTGCATTGGCAGTCGGTATGGGGGGGCCTGGAGCGATATTTTGGATGTGGGTCATGGCCTTTATCGGGTCGGCTACTGCGTTTGTTGAGTCTACACTGGCTCAGGTGTATAAGGTAAAGCGTGATGGTCAGTACCGAGGCGGCCCGGCTTTTTATATTGAAAAAGGAACAGGCTTAAAATGGTTTGCCGTTATTTTTGCGGTAGTAGCGTTGGTCGCTATGTGTTTGTTGATGCCAGGAACTCAATCGAACTCCATCGCCGTAGCCTTTCATAGTTCGTTTGGTATGGATATGAAGGTTTCTGGGATATTAGTAGTCGTGTTGCTGGCGCTTATCATTTTTGGCGGTGTCAAAAGAATTGCCAATGTGGCTCAGGTTGTCATACCGTTTATGGCACTAGGCTACATCCTTGTCTCTTTCTACATTATGATGACGAACATTACTGCGCTTCCCGAGGTATTTGCCCTGATCTTTCGCAGTGCTTTTGGTGTAGATTCAGTGTTCGGCGGTATAGCAGGGACAGCCATTGCTTGGGGTGTAAAACGAGGCATTTATTCTAATGAAGCGGGACAAGGCTCTGGTGCGCATCCAGCAGCCGCAGCAGAAGTGTCCCATCCGGCAAAACAGGGGCTGGTTCAAGCCTTTTCCGTATATGTAGATACTTTTTTAGTCTGTACGTCTACGGCTTTCATGGTTTTGTTTACAGGTATGTACAATGTGAAGGGACCAGGTGGGGGGTATATTGTGCAGCATCTCCCGGGTGTTGAAGAAGGAACCCAATATACACAGGCTGCTATTGAATCGGTATTCCCGGGTTTTGGCTCAAGTCTCTTGTCCATAACCTTGTTCTTTTTTGCATTTACCACCATTATTGCGTATTATTACATCGCTGAAACGAATATGGCTTACCTGGTTGCCGACCGTAAAGCCAAATGGCCTATGTTCCTGTTAAAGTTGGTAATTCTGGGTTCGACGTTTTATGGAACGGTCGTCAAAGAATCGGCCTTGGCGTGGACACTAGGGGATATGGGCGTCGGTATTATGCTTTGGGTCAATCTGATTGCTATGATTCTCCTGGCCAAGCCTGCACTTCTCGTGCTCAAGGATTACGAGCAGCAGCGGAGGCAGGGGCTAGACCCGGTATTTGATCCGAAGCAGGCGGGAATTTCAAATGCAGATTATTGGTCACGGGAATATCAGCTTCCTTCAGATGAGTTGACGATCACAGTTGAACCGGGTAAGATTCAAGCCTAA
- a CDS encoding bifunctional transcriptional activator/DNA repair enzyme AdaA, whose protein sequence is MRTSDLSITDEKWRAIIENDKSYDGVFLYAVKTTKIFCRPSCKSRPPKRENIRLFISAEQALAEHFRPCKRCKPTGQRLPDHDWIAGVTEYVDSNYMKDLTLHVLAEISHGSPYHLHRTFKRIMHVTPMEYIQRTRLEQAKKLLICSQQSVAEVGENVGLSNTPYFITLFKKNIGYTPLQYRQLESIATQKGDTQHGISNE, encoded by the coding sequence ATGAGAACATCCGATTTATCCATAACAGACGAGAAGTGGAGAGCTATTATAGAAAATGACAAGTCTTATGACGGGGTATTTTTGTATGCTGTGAAGACAACGAAAATATTTTGTCGCCCCTCCTGCAAATCCCGACCTCCTAAAAGAGAGAACATCCGTTTATTTATATCAGCAGAGCAGGCTTTGGCTGAGCATTTTCGTCCATGCAAAAGATGTAAACCGACAGGACAACGATTGCCTGATCACGACTGGATCGCAGGAGTTACAGAATACGTAGATTCGAATTATATGAAGGACTTAACATTGCACGTCCTGGCAGAGATCAGTCATGGAAGTCCGTACCATTTACATCGTACCTTCAAGCGAATCATGCATGTAACTCCGATGGAATATATACAGCGTACGAGGTTGGAACAAGCGAAGAAGCTGCTTATTTGCTCACAACAATCTGTTGCGGAAGTGGGGGAGAACGTAGGTCTGTCCAATACCCCTTACTTTATTACGTTGTTTAAAAAGAATATAGGCTACACTCCATTGCAATATCGCCAACTCGAATCCATAGCAACTCAAAAAGGAGATACACAGCATGGTATATCAAATGAATAA
- a CDS encoding methylated-DNA--[protein]-cysteine S-methyltransferase, which produces MVYQMNKTIYWSLLVHEDWNLYIAATSEGLCYVGSLNQTVEELIAWAGSRFPGSPLVEEDTILQLYAKELIEYFQGERTHFTFPFDFHGTAFQMAVWNALCNIPYGETQSYSDIANAIQKPNSVRAVGTAIGANPILVTIPCHRVIGKNGALTGYRGGLDMKVKLLQLEKNHTHKPIQ; this is translated from the coding sequence ATGGTATATCAAATGAATAAAACGATCTATTGGTCATTATTGGTGCATGAGGATTGGAATTTATATATTGCAGCTACATCGGAAGGATTATGTTATGTTGGTTCACTTAATCAAACTGTTGAGGAATTGATTGCATGGGCAGGAAGTCGATTTCCCGGCAGTCCTTTAGTTGAAGAGGATACCATTTTACAGCTCTATGCCAAGGAGTTGATTGAATATTTCCAAGGGGAGCGTACACATTTTACATTCCCTTTTGACTTTCATGGAACTGCATTTCAAATGGCTGTGTGGAACGCACTGTGTAATATTCCGTATGGGGAGACACAATCCTATTCAGACATTGCCAACGCGATTCAAAAGCCGAACTCTGTTCGTGCGGTTGGTACCGCTATCGGTGCTAATCCGATTTTGGTCACCATCCCTTGTCATCGGGTCATTGGTAAGAATGGAGCTTTGACCGGATATCGTGGGGGGCTGGACATGAAGGTGAAGCTTTTGCAGCTTGAAAAGAATCACACACACAAACCAATACAGTAG
- a CDS encoding SPL family radical SAM protein has protein sequence MKNEYYKSPKTLLNKGTGFLSGYTHSLNPYTGCTFGCSYCYVRQLPVSTFRKEAWGTWVDIKKEAADILRKELRRAKSKGKVTIFMSSSTDPYQPAEYKQEVTRSLLEVMVEDPPDFLFVQTRSPLVRRDIDLLLQLKERVRVSITVETDREDIRKHFTPEAPPIQARLQTLQLLKEAGVPTQATIAPMLPSSEHFANKLVSLVNRVCIDDYFMGDGSGGRRTRSLNIGALYESLGLEEWYHPAAYKAVYERFLQVFPKEQLYVSKEGFEP, from the coding sequence ATGAAAAATGAGTATTACAAATCCCCCAAGACTCTTTTGAATAAAGGGACTGGCTTCTTGTCAGGGTATACACACTCGTTGAACCCGTATACCGGCTGTACCTTTGGTTGCTCGTATTGTTATGTACGCCAATTGCCAGTCTCTACGTTTCGGAAGGAAGCTTGGGGAACATGGGTTGATATTAAAAAAGAGGCGGCTGATATTCTTCGTAAGGAGCTTCGTAGGGCCAAATCCAAAGGTAAAGTTACGATTTTTATGTCGTCAAGCACAGATCCTTATCAGCCGGCCGAGTACAAACAAGAGGTGACCCGATCTCTGCTGGAAGTGATGGTGGAAGATCCACCGGATTTTCTCTTTGTACAGACGCGTAGTCCGCTTGTACGACGGGATATTGATTTATTGCTCCAATTGAAGGAACGTGTACGTGTGAGTATCACTGTAGAAACAGACCGCGAGGATATACGCAAACATTTCACCCCGGAGGCTCCTCCCATCCAGGCTCGTCTCCAAACACTGCAACTTTTAAAAGAGGCAGGTGTACCGACGCAAGCTACCATTGCTCCGATGCTGCCAAGCAGTGAGCATTTTGCAAACAAGCTCGTGTCTCTGGTCAACCGTGTCTGTATAGATGATTATTTTATGGGAGACGGCAGCGGGGGAAGGCGGACGCGTAGCTTGAACATTGGTGCGCTGTACGAGTCATTGGGGCTGGAGGAATGGTATCACCCTGCTGCGTATAAGGCGGTTTATGAGCGTTTTCTTCAGGTTTTTCCGAAAGAACAGCTCTATGTGAGCAAAGAAGGATTCGAACCCTGA
- a CDS encoding DNA-3-methyladenine glycosylase family protein, translated as METVMTKNFDYGEKEINYLKTVDTVLGTAITQMGKVERVIIPDLFAALVHAIVGQLISAKAVQTIWTRMQEKLGAITPQNIAVQTAQDIQSCGITMKKAACILNIAQTIEQGLLDLQELYEFSDTQVIQKLSSLQGIGPWTAEMMLINCMERPDVVSWGDMAIRRGMMKLYQLDTLTKQQFEEYRRVYSPYGSVASIYLWSISFR; from the coding sequence ATGGAAACGGTAATGACCAAAAACTTTGACTATGGTGAAAAGGAAATCAACTACCTGAAGACGGTAGATACCGTACTTGGTACAGCTATAACGCAAATGGGCAAGGTAGAACGCGTAATCATTCCTGACCTGTTTGCAGCGCTTGTTCATGCGATTGTGGGGCAGCTTATTTCCGCCAAGGCGGTTCAGACCATATGGACAAGGATGCAGGAAAAATTAGGAGCGATCACTCCGCAAAATATAGCTGTTCAGACGGCTCAAGATATTCAAAGCTGTGGCATCACCATGAAAAAGGCAGCATGTATCCTGAATATAGCCCAAACGATCGAGCAGGGATTGTTGGATTTACAGGAATTATATGAGTTTTCCGATACACAGGTGATCCAGAAATTATCCTCGCTGCAAGGGATAGGCCCTTGGACGGCTGAAATGATGCTGATTAATTGCATGGAACGTCCAGACGTCGTCAGTTGGGGCGATATGGCTATTCGGCGGGGAATGATGAAGTTGTACCAATTAGATACACTGACCAAGCAGCAATTTGAGGAGTATCGCCGAGTCTATTCGCCTTATGGTTCAGTGGCCTCCATTTATTTGTGGAGCATTTCATTTCGTTAA
- a CDS encoding DNA alkylation repair protein, translating to MEKTIREQILSHVDTDFQKFTAALLPTINNVLGVRLPVLRKLAQDIAKGDWRLYLETAESEHFEEVMLQGMVIGSVKTDIEEVLSYTAKFVPKIDNWSVCDSFCAGLKITKQHKERVWDFIQPYLFSKKEYEIRFGVVMLLNFFIEEQYINRVLTLLDQTHREDYYVQMAVAWAISICYIKLPEVTTAYLSHNTLDDFTFNKALQKITESYRVDQATKTTIRSMKRKRN from the coding sequence ATGGAGAAGACCATCAGAGAACAGATATTGTCACATGTGGATACAGATTTTCAGAAATTTACGGCTGCATTGCTTCCGACGATTAATAATGTGCTCGGTGTGCGTCTGCCAGTGCTACGTAAGCTGGCTCAAGATATTGCCAAGGGAGATTGGCGTCTCTATCTGGAGACCGCTGAAAGTGAACACTTTGAAGAAGTGATGCTGCAAGGTATGGTGATTGGTTCTGTTAAAACAGATATTGAGGAAGTCTTGAGTTATACCGCCAAGTTTGTTCCTAAAATTGATAATTGGTCCGTATGTGACAGTTTCTGTGCCGGATTGAAAATTACGAAGCAACATAAAGAAAGAGTATGGGATTTTATTCAGCCCTATCTGTTTTCTAAGAAAGAATATGAGATTCGGTTTGGGGTGGTTATGCTTCTGAATTTTTTTATTGAGGAACAGTATATTAACCGGGTGCTTACTTTGCTAGATCAGACCCATCGGGAAGATTATTATGTACAAATGGCGGTAGCATGGGCGATATCTATCTGTTATATCAAGCTGCCAGAGGTAACGACGGCGTATTTAAGTCATAATACATTAGATGATTTTACTTTCAATAAAGCTTTGCAAAAAATCACAGAATCATACCGGGTGGATCAGGCCACAAAAACGACCATTCGTAGTATGAAGCGAAAAAGAAATTAG
- a CDS encoding response regulator transcription factor, with the protein MNSIPLGVLVVDDETRQRRGLAAMIRDLRPEYEVWEAKNGKDALTISLSQPIQIVFTDIQMPIMNGIEYLQQLRTSGQHETKVILVTVYQEFSYAQQAVRYGANDYLVKPVQSQQLIEVIQQMEKIIVEEQGALGENRTALNQIEQSMPAFVEHLFSRCVTDKLQPNEKSLLKSHFGWQGVGEVLALGTSASRPEDIYAWDSKLRNAVVEILRPWASSVVFPLETPKEHMVVVVNWRERAEGKEAKSALQAGLKKVEQQQAISIWFAWGQPFDFDEMQISQSHEKAVRLISMRFYTPHTRCLNLVVLDDEQSIQEMSTHEQIAFLKSIESAISNRKPDQLLERVQHFIGRMTQGYPPPDALKAKLIHLLLVSLPRLNIGWSEEVYSRYSEQLNRAVKEATSLQNLEDRIAAWLKELILELDGSSKGEPIMKKCKEFLDTHLHEDLSLEIVARRFHYNASYFSILFKNYFGLSFTEYMVKLRMQKAQHLLLHTDAKVAEISRQVGYKDTKYFFKVFKKNVKHTPEEFRRKFI; encoded by the coding sequence GTGAATTCGATCCCGCTGGGAGTGCTTGTTGTAGATGATGAAACTAGGCAGCGTCGTGGGTTGGCTGCCATGATCCGGGATTTACGTCCAGAATACGAGGTATGGGAAGCCAAGAATGGGAAAGATGCTTTGACCATTTCATTATCCCAGCCGATCCAGATCGTTTTTACAGATATTCAAATGCCGATTATGAATGGGATTGAATATCTACAACAATTGAGAACATCGGGTCAGCATGAGACCAAAGTTATTTTAGTGACAGTCTATCAGGAATTTAGCTATGCACAGCAGGCGGTACGGTACGGAGCGAATGATTATTTGGTGAAACCGGTGCAATCACAGCAGCTTATTGAAGTGATTCAACAAATGGAGAAGATCATTGTAGAAGAGCAGGGAGCCCTCGGTGAAAATCGAACAGCGTTGAATCAGATCGAGCAAAGCATGCCTGCCTTTGTGGAGCATTTGTTTAGTAGATGCGTGACAGACAAGTTACAGCCTAACGAGAAAAGCTTATTAAAGAGTCACTTTGGATGGCAGGGGGTAGGAGAAGTCCTCGCGTTGGGGACATCTGCATCCCGCCCCGAGGATATATATGCGTGGGATTCTAAGCTACGAAACGCGGTTGTTGAAATATTGCGACCGTGGGCATCTTCTGTCGTGTTCCCACTTGAAACCCCTAAAGAGCATATGGTCGTTGTAGTGAATTGGAGGGAAAGGGCTGAAGGCAAGGAGGCCAAAAGCGCACTTCAAGCTGGACTGAAAAAGGTGGAGCAGCAGCAAGCTATCTCCATTTGGTTTGCTTGGGGTCAGCCTTTTGATTTCGATGAAATGCAAATAAGCCAATCTCACGAAAAGGCTGTTCGCCTTATCTCCATGCGATTTTATACACCTCACACCAGATGTTTGAACCTTGTCGTTTTAGATGATGAACAGTCGATACAGGAAATGAGCACTCATGAACAGATAGCCTTTCTGAAATCCATTGAAAGCGCTATCTCTAATCGGAAGCCCGATCAGCTATTGGAACGGGTGCAACATTTCATTGGACGAATGACGCAAGGGTATCCTCCACCTGATGCGCTTAAAGCTAAATTAATACACCTTCTCCTAGTTAGTTTACCACGGTTAAATATAGGGTGGAGTGAGGAAGTCTACTCACGTTACTCGGAACAGTTGAACCGAGCTGTCAAAGAGGCCACATCTCTCCAAAATCTTGAGGATCGTATTGCAGCATGGTTAAAAGAGCTGATTCTTGAGCTTGATGGCAGCTCCAAAGGTGAACCCATCATGAAAAAATGCAAGGAATTTCTGGATACACATCTACATGAAGACCTAAGTCTGGAGATTGTGGCCCGGCGCTTTCACTATAATGCGTCCTATTTTAGCATTCTGTTCAAAAACTATTTTGGGCTCTCGTTCACGGAATATATGGTGAAGCTCAGAATGCAAAAGGCTCAGCACTTACTGCTGCATACAGACGCCAAGGTCGCAGAAATTAGTAGACAGGTTGGTTATAAAGATACCAAGTACTTCTTTAAAGTGTTCAAAAAAAACGTTAAGCACACACCCGAGGAGTTTCGTAGGAAATTCATTTAA